In Microvenator marinus, one genomic interval encodes:
- a CDS encoding efflux RND transporter permease subunit: MSFNPESGILSKAISRPVSVVSTMILVLFFGGLAVFQLPIQLTPDIARPTINVATVWPGASPVEVESEILEQQEDVLKRVTGLLEMESTARLGRGEISLEFEVGTDIDQALVRVSNQLSQVPSYPENVDQPIISSANSTGPPLAVIIVRSNHPSVSTQPYRTWVEEVIVPEIERVPGIASVRLRGGAPTEVQVDFDVDALAARGITVNQLAQRVRAELADVSAGDFNVGKRRVIVRSKFKPGEATELEKIVIASTADGVPVRLSDVATVKVGPGKMQDIAIADGDEAIAILPQREAGYNVLEVTEQLRDVVINLNDTRFEPEGLRIDVVDDQVSYIRGAIGVVQENLIVGAILAIIVLLIFLRRFTAATIISLAIPVSVLGTAIGMAALGRTINVVSLAGMTFAIGMVIDNSIVALENIDSWSKKVSDSREAAWKGIKEVAGALLASTATTAAVFIPIILWQGEVGEILRDLAYAIALSVTISFGVSILIIPSLAGVLLRSSKNDQLPLQRLAGWGEVVRQSVGRVSSWLSRKSWRAGLVTGIAVVMSVGVAFTLLPKMEYLPTGNRNLIFGIILPPPGYSVEESYETGFKNQQTMMKHTGEEDVDGVPAIRRSFFVGDPSQFLAGAATQDENRVVELRDFMQNLHSQIPGVINFASQAALFASGIGEGRAVEIELSGPDLAALVGLGRRLMGEVQKAVPGARVRPVPLLDEGAQEIHVKPRRDEVAELGVTSADLSFLADVYIDGRKIGEWGREGERKVDVKLRSQAENNATDSLRMLQDAPVATATGETVPFGVLARMETTIGPTVIQRVERRRAVILQVTPPDDMPFETAIEAVQTQIVEPLLVSEDLPPGVNVQLSGTAGKLKDAQQQFGWVLLFALVISFLLLAALFEDFLAPVVVLVTIPLAAAGGVLGLIFIDWAVTEQPLDIMTAVGFLILIGVVVNNAILIVDGAIARLREGAELDDAVSEAVINRVRPIFMSTLTSLAGLLPMTLATGAGSELYRGVGAVLLGGLLLSTFMSLFVVPCLFSLIWRIRTTALRVKELAAAE; encoded by the coding sequence ATGAGCTTTAATCCCGAGTCCGGAATCCTCTCGAAAGCCATTTCACGCCCGGTGAGCGTGGTATCCACTATGATTCTGGTGCTCTTCTTTGGAGGACTCGCCGTATTTCAACTTCCAATCCAGCTCACACCAGATATCGCGCGCCCCACGATCAACGTGGCCACGGTCTGGCCCGGCGCGTCTCCCGTAGAGGTCGAGAGCGAAATCCTTGAGCAGCAAGAAGATGTGCTCAAACGGGTGACAGGACTGCTAGAGATGGAGTCTACGGCGCGTCTCGGCCGCGGCGAGATTTCGCTCGAATTCGAGGTTGGAACCGATATTGACCAGGCCCTCGTACGCGTCTCAAATCAGCTCTCACAGGTTCCGTCCTACCCGGAGAATGTGGATCAACCCATCATCTCCAGCGCGAACTCTACCGGCCCACCGCTAGCCGTGATTATTGTGCGCTCGAATCATCCGTCGGTCTCAACTCAACCTTATAGAACGTGGGTGGAAGAGGTCATCGTGCCTGAGATTGAGCGCGTACCAGGTATTGCGAGCGTTCGACTCAGAGGCGGCGCACCCACCGAGGTGCAAGTTGACTTTGATGTAGACGCGCTCGCGGCGCGCGGAATCACGGTCAACCAACTCGCTCAGCGCGTGCGTGCCGAGCTCGCCGACGTATCTGCCGGTGATTTTAATGTTGGAAAACGCCGCGTGATTGTTCGCTCCAAGTTCAAACCTGGCGAGGCTACCGAGCTAGAGAAGATTGTGATTGCTTCTACCGCTGACGGGGTTCCCGTAAGGCTCTCGGACGTGGCCACCGTCAAGGTCGGCCCCGGCAAAATGCAGGATATCGCCATCGCCGATGGTGATGAGGCTATTGCGATCCTCCCGCAGCGTGAGGCTGGCTACAATGTGCTTGAGGTCACTGAACAATTGAGAGATGTGGTGATCAATCTCAATGACACTCGTTTTGAGCCCGAGGGGCTTAGAATTGACGTGGTTGACGACCAGGTTTCATACATTCGAGGCGCGATCGGTGTGGTTCAGGAAAACCTCATCGTCGGGGCTATTCTCGCGATCATCGTGCTGCTGATTTTCCTGCGCCGTTTTACGGCGGCCACCATCATCAGTCTTGCGATTCCTGTGTCTGTCTTGGGTACTGCCATAGGCATGGCAGCACTCGGCCGAACCATCAACGTCGTGAGCCTCGCCGGTATGACCTTCGCTATCGGTATGGTGATCGATAACTCCATCGTGGCACTTGAGAACATCGACTCGTGGAGTAAAAAAGTCTCGGATTCACGCGAGGCGGCGTGGAAAGGCATCAAAGAGGTGGCGGGGGCCCTGCTCGCCAGTACGGCCACGACCGCAGCGGTCTTCATCCCTATCATCTTGTGGCAAGGCGAAGTCGGCGAGATTCTACGCGACCTCGCTTACGCCATTGCGCTCTCTGTGACGATCTCGTTTGGCGTCTCTATCCTCATCATTCCGAGTCTTGCGGGCGTGTTGCTTAGGTCGTCTAAGAATGACCAACTCCCATTGCAAAGGCTTGCCGGTTGGGGCGAAGTAGTGCGCCAGTCGGTTGGTCGGGTTTCGAGTTGGCTCTCTCGAAAGTCGTGGCGCGCGGGCCTTGTCACGGGAATCGCCGTGGTGATGTCGGTTGGAGTAGCGTTTACGCTGCTTCCGAAAATGGAATACCTGCCTACCGGCAACAGGAATCTGATCTTTGGGATTATCTTGCCGCCGCCAGGCTACTCTGTGGAAGAGTCGTACGAGACTGGGTTCAAGAACCAGCAGACCATGATGAAACACACGGGTGAAGAAGATGTGGACGGCGTGCCAGCTATCCGGCGTTCTTTCTTCGTGGGAGACCCGTCGCAGTTCCTTGCGGGCGCAGCAACGCAAGACGAAAACCGTGTTGTTGAGCTGAGGGACTTCATGCAGAACCTGCACTCACAGATCCCGGGTGTCATCAACTTCGCGAGCCAGGCAGCGCTCTTTGCATCGGGTATCGGCGAAGGCCGTGCGGTAGAGATCGAACTCTCCGGGCCTGATTTGGCAGCACTCGTGGGGCTTGGACGCCGACTCATGGGAGAGGTGCAAAAGGCAGTTCCCGGTGCACGCGTGAGACCCGTTCCACTCTTGGACGAAGGGGCTCAGGAGATTCACGTCAAGCCGAGGCGTGACGAGGTGGCTGAGCTTGGTGTGACCTCGGCCGACTTGAGCTTTCTCGCCGATGTCTACATCGACGGCCGAAAGATTGGTGAATGGGGAAGAGAGGGGGAGCGCAAAGTCGATGTGAAGTTGCGCTCGCAAGCAGAGAACAACGCTACAGACTCTCTCAGAATGCTCCAGGATGCGCCTGTCGCGACGGCCACAGGCGAGACGGTTCCTTTCGGCGTGCTGGCGAGGATGGAGACGACGATCGGGCCCACGGTGATTCAGCGCGTGGAGCGCCGGCGTGCCGTTATTCTGCAGGTGACCCCACCGGACGATATGCCGTTCGAGACTGCAATTGAAGCAGTTCAAACCCAGATCGTTGAGCCGCTACTGGTGTCCGAAGATTTGCCGCCCGGCGTCAACGTGCAACTCTCAGGCACGGCCGGAAAACTCAAGGATGCCCAGCAACAATTCGGTTGGGTTCTTCTCTTCGCGTTGGTGATTTCGTTCCTACTTTTAGCCGCACTTTTTGAGGACTTCCTGGCGCCGGTCGTGGTGCTTGTGACCATTCCCTTGGCCGCAGCCGGTGGCGTCTTGGGGCTGATTTTCATCGACTGGGCAGTGACTGAACAGCCGCTCGATATCATGACCGCCGTCGGCTTCTTGATCCTCATAGGCGTGGTGGTCAATAACGCGATTCTGATTGTGGACGGCGCGATTGCGCGCCTTAGAGAGGGGGCTGAACTCGACGATGCCGTGTCCGAGGCCGTCATCAACCGCGTGCGCCCAATCTTCATGAGCACGCTCACCTCCCTTGCGGGTCTGCTACCTATGACCCTCGCGACCGGTGCGGGATCGGAGCTCTATCGCGGAGTTGGTGCCGTTCTCCTTGGCGGACTCCTTCTCTCCACATTTATGTCTCTCTTTGTTGTCCCGTGTCTCTTCTCGCTCATCTGGAGAATTCGGACGACGGCGTTGAGGGTCAAAGAGTTGGCGGCCGCCGAGTAG
- a CDS encoding RCC1 domain-containing protein encodes MRRFLLVVLVLSLSCGEDISKKTPVPEPMEDMNTADMNTADMNTQEDMSGDFESDTGTDGAEDMSNPCDLVDCGQNAECLVVEDQAICECLEGFELDGQDCVPENEGPTLQNLPAEESGARSESDSFTITATDPNPNDVLTFGLVDSTCPFDVQVVAATGVVTWNCPATTLSCGVNLQVKDDSGLTDVEALTIHCVRSLPVISSTPPTMVDEHETLSYDVQCQDPEGSPVTISRAADDTCGGIIQTNRYVFTPGETDGGNACLLKIQCSNGETTETQSSTLSIQETNEPPSHVTLPTTASAPWGRAGSIQLAGADSDIPQQSLEFTRLSSTCSYNVDVSLGGAVSFLCQNSTGTCSTQIRVSDGLSAATSTLTTACTNAAPSASNVSVSPAQPSSPGALLTCSYTFADPDSDADQSTLQWYLNGSPTGVTSSTFSAYGEGDEVQCRVTPSDGISSGTTRLSNIVVGPLQPFVRLGEAHACARTAAGGVKCWGNNFYGKVGGPNLSGSSYYAPYTPGNLTSGVTLMDVGNNFSCAVHNGTLKCWGSAGYGLLGTALQGAQPNPVSVLSGGITQIAAGSTHVCVVQNGAVKCWGGNAEGQSGNTSTYNATEGNPYPTTVSGMTSGITKVVAGSSHTCAIKSGALYCWGNNYHGQLGLSTNFQTDNMNASPSIVSGMSSGVTDVVAGALHTCAEHNGVWKCWGFNQWSQLGRTTTSNFNYLTGTVAADMSGAGLVRAGGDNVCFLDSGSLNCWGSNSWGQLLSPTSYETIDSELLLPSGVTDVGIGRQAVCAVENGQVYCWGSDYNAISGGGQSVSAYFPKTLINL; translated from the coding sequence ATGCGAAGATTTCTTTTGGTCGTTTTGGTTCTTTCCTTGAGTTGTGGCGAGGATATTTCAAAGAAGACACCGGTCCCCGAACCCATGGAAGACATGAACACCGCGGACATGAACACCGCGGACATGAATACGCAGGAGGACATGTCTGGGGATTTTGAATCAGACACCGGCACGGACGGTGCTGAAGACATGAGCAATCCGTGCGATTTGGTAGATTGTGGCCAAAACGCAGAGTGCCTAGTGGTAGAGGACCAAGCCATTTGCGAATGTCTGGAAGGTTTTGAATTGGATGGCCAGGATTGTGTGCCGGAGAACGAAGGCCCAACTCTTCAGAATCTTCCTGCGGAAGAGTCCGGCGCAAGGTCGGAGTCGGATTCCTTCACGATCACTGCGACCGACCCCAATCCTAATGACGTCCTCACTTTCGGACTTGTGGATTCGACCTGCCCCTTTGATGTGCAGGTCGTGGCTGCCACCGGTGTGGTGACCTGGAATTGCCCCGCGACAACATTGAGTTGTGGCGTCAATCTACAAGTCAAAGACGATAGTGGTCTGACTGACGTCGAGGCACTCACCATTCACTGTGTTCGGAGCCTGCCCGTCATCAGTTCCACACCGCCTACTATGGTCGATGAGCACGAAACGCTGAGCTACGACGTTCAGTGCCAAGACCCTGAAGGAAGTCCAGTCACCATTTCTAGAGCGGCTGACGATACCTGCGGGGGCATCATTCAGACTAACCGCTACGTCTTTACGCCAGGTGAGACGGATGGAGGAAACGCATGCCTTTTGAAGATTCAATGCTCCAACGGCGAGACGACCGAAACACAGAGTTCCACGTTGAGTATTCAAGAAACGAATGAGCCGCCTTCTCACGTCACGCTACCCACCACCGCATCCGCCCCATGGGGCCGTGCGGGAAGTATCCAACTCGCCGGTGCTGACTCCGATATCCCGCAGCAGAGCCTTGAATTCACTCGATTGAGCTCCACGTGTTCCTACAACGTGGATGTTTCGCTCGGCGGTGCTGTATCGTTTCTCTGCCAGAACTCGACAGGCACGTGTTCTACCCAGATCCGGGTATCGGATGGCCTCAGTGCTGCGACCTCTACGTTGACTACCGCGTGCACAAACGCCGCGCCTTCAGCCTCGAACGTGAGTGTCTCACCAGCACAACCGTCCTCACCCGGAGCCCTGCTGACCTGTTCTTACACCTTTGCGGACCCCGATTCCGACGCCGACCAATCCACTCTTCAATGGTATTTGAACGGGAGTCCCACCGGCGTGACCTCTTCGACCTTCAGTGCGTACGGAGAGGGCGACGAAGTGCAGTGTCGAGTCACGCCAAGTGATGGGATTTCGAGCGGAACCACCCGACTTTCGAACATCGTTGTGGGTCCCCTTCAGCCCTTCGTCAGATTGGGGGAAGCTCATGCGTGCGCTCGTACCGCAGCCGGAGGCGTCAAGTGCTGGGGGAACAATTTCTATGGAAAAGTCGGTGGACCAAACCTATCCGGCAGTTCGTACTATGCGCCGTATACACCCGGAAACCTCACCAGTGGTGTCACGCTGATGGATGTGGGAAACAACTTCTCTTGCGCGGTGCACAACGGGACCCTGAAATGTTGGGGCTCAGCAGGGTACGGTTTGCTCGGTACAGCTCTTCAGGGCGCACAGCCGAACCCTGTCAGCGTGCTTAGCGGCGGAATCACCCAAATCGCTGCCGGAAGTACACACGTCTGTGTGGTTCAGAATGGGGCGGTGAAGTGCTGGGGAGGAAACGCCGAGGGTCAGTCTGGAAACACGTCCACCTATAACGCAACCGAGGGTAACCCGTACCCAACCACGGTTTCCGGCATGACTTCAGGCATCACGAAAGTCGTCGCTGGAAGTAGCCATACCTGCGCCATCAAATCAGGTGCACTCTATTGTTGGGGCAATAACTATCACGGGCAGCTCGGTCTCAGTACGAACTTCCAAACCGATAACATGAACGCTTCGCCCAGCATCGTCAGTGGTATGTCTTCGGGAGTGACCGACGTGGTAGCCGGAGCCCTCCACACTTGCGCAGAACACAACGGCGTCTGGAAGTGCTGGGGCTTTAATCAGTGGTCACAGCTAGGCCGCACGACCACGTCGAACTTCAACTACCTGACTGGGACGGTGGCGGCCGATATGTCCGGCGCGGGCTTGGTACGGGCTGGCGGTGATAACGTGTGCTTCTTGGATTCAGGTTCCTTGAACTGCTGGGGCTCAAACTCTTGGGGGCAGCTGCTATCACCCACTTCCTACGAAACTATCGATTCGGAATTGCTGCTCCCTTCAGGGGTGACGGACGTGGGGATTGGCCGCCAGGCGGTCTGTGCTGTTGAGAATGGCCAGGTTTATTGCTGGGGAAGCGACTACAACGCCATCAGTGGCGGTGGGCAGTCCGTCTCAGCATACTTTCCCAAAACACTCATCAATCTATAG
- a CDS encoding efflux RND transporter periplasmic adaptor subunit, translating to MKNYILPIALLAVFSLGACSSTEEEAAPKGKGPSAAKVTTVPIERDSLFEERRFMGDVTNAESTVLAAGGSGEVIRVTVAEGDQVKRGQVLAQLDDSILRARLAELQAGLSQSDAQLEQAIRDADRLKNLSGQGYFPSAEVEQVTTRKTTLEAAKQGQDAGIRRLREEIAQMRITAPFDGVVSKRHIAPGQWLSVGQPAIELASEGVQEVHVRVPGTLLDVLSETTEVVVSRGEYEVKGSIAGVAGAVDVRSRTALLRVVPEAAPEWLREGLAVDALLRIERVNEGVVVPIDAVVYSVSGARVFLEKEGKAEPVDVTVVAQNSDEVLVSSERLEVGQKVVTRGNERLRPGQDLQVMQ from the coding sequence ATGAAAAACTACATCCTACCCATTGCACTACTCGCCGTCTTTTCTCTTGGTGCGTGTTCTTCGACTGAAGAAGAAGCTGCACCGAAAGGCAAAGGACCTTCAGCAGCCAAGGTGACCACGGTCCCCATTGAGCGAGATTCACTCTTTGAAGAGCGTCGCTTCATGGGAGATGTCACCAATGCTGAATCCACCGTTCTAGCCGCCGGAGGCTCTGGCGAGGTGATCCGAGTGACGGTGGCCGAAGGTGATCAGGTCAAACGTGGACAAGTGCTCGCGCAGCTCGATGATTCAATCCTGCGTGCGAGACTCGCTGAGCTCCAAGCCGGGCTCTCACAATCGGATGCTCAGCTAGAGCAAGCGATTCGCGACGCCGACCGACTCAAAAACCTAAGCGGTCAAGGGTATTTCCCTTCTGCCGAAGTCGAGCAGGTCACTACTCGAAAAACGACGCTAGAGGCCGCCAAGCAAGGCCAAGACGCTGGGATTAGGCGTCTGCGCGAAGAAATCGCACAGATGCGCATCACTGCGCCCTTTGATGGAGTGGTCTCCAAGAGGCATATCGCTCCCGGGCAATGGCTTAGTGTGGGGCAACCGGCCATTGAGCTCGCGTCTGAGGGCGTGCAGGAGGTCCATGTTCGCGTGCCTGGAACACTTCTGGACGTGCTCAGTGAGACCACAGAAGTCGTTGTTTCCCGCGGCGAGTACGAAGTCAAAGGAAGTATTGCGGGAGTAGCTGGGGCTGTAGATGTGCGCTCCAGAACGGCACTCCTGCGCGTGGTCCCCGAAGCGGCCCCTGAGTGGCTTCGAGAGGGCCTTGCCGTAGACGCTCTTCTGCGAATTGAGCGGGTGAACGAGGGCGTGGTCGTGCCCATTGATGCCGTTGTTTACTCGGTTTCTGGTGCACGTGTGTTTCTGGAGAAAGAGGGTAAGGCCGAACCGGTTGATGTGACCGTCGTCGCTCAAAACTCCGACGAAGTCTTGGTGTCTTCCGAGCGACTCGAAGTCGGCCAGAAGGTTGTCACTCGTGGCAATGAGCGCCTCCGACCCGGACAAGATTTGCAGGTGATGCAATGA
- a CDS encoding alpha/beta hydrolase: protein MSGRNFQKHLRSLRRITLALFIVYLLYGLMITFFQRSMLFPRHYAQPLPNPGYGVAGIEKTYVESPQGKVEGWFLPGEGTGARPTVILAHGNGELIDYWPHEMEPYRKMGFNVLLPEYRGYGRSAGDPSQDAITEDFIKFYDWLVQREDVDKDRIVFHGRSLGGGAVGQLLLHRPAKAIILQSTFTSVSSFASQFFLPAFLVSDPFDTLSVVEEQKIPVLVMHGTHDSVVPFHHAQKLAAATGGRLISYDCDHNDFPPDSKVYWKDISDFLETID, encoded by the coding sequence ATGAGTGGTAGAAATTTTCAAAAGCATCTGCGCTCCTTGCGGCGAATCACCCTTGCTCTTTTCATCGTCTATTTGCTTTATGGCCTCATGATTACTTTCTTTCAACGCTCAATGCTCTTTCCCAGACACTACGCTCAACCACTTCCAAATCCGGGCTACGGGGTCGCGGGGATAGAGAAGACTTATGTGGAGTCACCGCAGGGCAAAGTTGAAGGGTGGTTCTTGCCGGGAGAAGGCACAGGTGCTCGTCCAACGGTGATTCTTGCACACGGAAACGGGGAGCTCATCGACTACTGGCCGCATGAAATGGAGCCGTATCGCAAGATGGGTTTCAACGTGCTGCTACCTGAATACCGCGGCTATGGGCGCTCCGCAGGAGACCCTTCACAAGACGCGATTACCGAAGATTTCATTAAATTCTATGACTGGTTGGTTCAACGAGAAGATGTGGACAAAGACCGCATAGTGTTTCACGGCCGCTCCCTTGGCGGTGGTGCGGTGGGCCAGCTCTTGCTTCATCGGCCGGCGAAAGCAATCATCTTGCAGTCCACCTTTACCAGCGTGTCGTCTTTTGCTTCTCAGTTCTTCCTACCGGCATTTCTCGTGAGTGATCCTTTTGACACCTTGAGCGTGGTTGAAGAACAGAAGATTCCGGTCCTTGTGATGCACGGCACCCACGACTCCGTTGTGCCCTTTCACCATGCCCAGAAATTGGCCGCCGCTACCGGTGGTCGCCTTATCTCGTACGATTGCGACCACAACGATTTCCCGCCGGATTCCAAAGTCTACTGGAAGGATATCTCGGATTTCTTGGAGACTATAGATTGA
- a CDS encoding endonuclease, whose protein sequence is MILNARTLAPALLTTSLVGVALFGALEKHPGLKDDALKEALRAERQHQRLDPIRARVALYLKVDNEDGWVYDRYTKTKIKAGKPPLPTEMWVEQTWPRLQTPHPDAKTDLHQLFPVAPKANVTRATFPFCDVKFPVWSEGGSRLGIGSGRKVCFEPPDDHKGDAARAMFYISVMYNAPIETEQEKVLRDWSQRDRPDAREKRRNDRVEKAQKSRNPFIDDPSMVKRISNF, encoded by the coding sequence ATGATTCTTAACGCCCGAACGCTCGCTCCAGCACTTTTGACCACAAGCCTCGTTGGTGTGGCTCTGTTCGGTGCGTTAGAGAAACACCCAGGCCTAAAGGACGACGCCCTCAAAGAGGCCCTGCGCGCTGAGCGCCAGCATCAGCGGCTCGATCCAATCCGGGCCCGAGTAGCTCTCTATCTCAAAGTCGATAACGAAGACGGTTGGGTTTACGACCGCTACACGAAGACCAAAATCAAGGCAGGGAAGCCCCCGCTTCCCACGGAAATGTGGGTCGAGCAGACATGGCCAAGGCTACAAACGCCTCATCCTGACGCAAAGACCGACTTGCACCAACTCTTCCCAGTCGCGCCAAAAGCTAATGTCACAAGAGCCACATTCCCGTTCTGTGATGTGAAGTTTCCAGTGTGGTCTGAAGGGGGCTCGCGACTCGGAATTGGCAGCGGACGCAAAGTATGTTTTGAGCCGCCAGATGACCACAAAGGCGACGCCGCCCGAGCCATGTTCTACATATCCGTCATGTACAACGCCCCCATTGAGACCGAACAGGAAAAGGTACTCAGGGATTGGTCTCAAAGAGACCGCCCCGATGCGCGTGAGAAACGCCGCAACGACCGTGTGGAAAAGGCACAGAAGTCGAGGAATCCATTTATTGACGACCCTTCAATGGTCAAACGAATCTCGAACTTCTGA
- a CDS encoding pyridoxal phosphate-dependent decarboxylase family protein, giving the protein MKDFYPWFLGAYGENHQLVEDLVNEAMRDHMYWRRNFHPESQPPIPTAAQFTPEYQEFVALLKSEMYRLSADLKAAIPFFSPRYIGHMASDLLIPGVVARIATLLYNPNHVSEDASPATIEKELEVGEQLAEMLGYSLSGPIKAFGHMTSGGTIANYEGLKNLMAARLFPVALGEAARELDADLKWEGQLIRDISPRRLANMSVEEALDIRAAAHKSAQELGIQNWADLVDAQRYETLGLTEFQRRHPELGRLRVMVPASAHYSWEKAMKLMGLGTSNLDMIAVDMDMRMELESLQQLLDYAHDAKDTVLLVVPVLGTTEFGAIDPVDGVVAARQTCRLRGQEFGIHLDAAWGGYLRSLFKAEDGTLRPHAELKAEFKYFPSAEVYNAFDATSKTDSATIDPHKLAFIPYPAGAYIARNRDIVEFVRQDAAYVFDGESADDSRFRKLGQYIMEGSKPGSTVASAYITHRVIPLNHKGFGKIIGNSIHSCEYFWDVAQAWAARMADKVVLAMPFEPDTNIACFALNPTGNRDLKVANAFGKELLKKLGPVQDGPIQNRSFIVSSTRLVEEHYGPRTHEAHKLLGLDAPAPGDESLLVLRHTLMNPWLLTPNEDGSNYIDLYFEFLEEIVLEKLAHFRFG; this is encoded by the coding sequence ATGAAAGATTTTTATCCCTGGTTTCTAGGCGCATACGGTGAAAACCACCAACTTGTTGAGGACCTTGTCAACGAGGCGATGCGCGATCACATGTACTGGCGCCGCAACTTTCATCCGGAGTCCCAGCCGCCCATCCCGACCGCAGCTCAATTCACGCCAGAGTATCAGGAGTTCGTGGCCTTGCTGAAGTCCGAGATGTACCGTCTGAGCGCGGACCTCAAGGCGGCGATTCCCTTTTTTAGCCCTCGCTATATTGGACACATGGCGAGCGACTTGCTCATCCCAGGTGTGGTCGCACGTATCGCGACGCTTCTTTACAACCCCAACCATGTGAGCGAAGACGCGAGCCCAGCCACCATCGAAAAGGAGCTCGAAGTCGGAGAACAGCTAGCCGAAATGCTGGGCTACAGCCTCTCCGGGCCCATCAAGGCGTTTGGCCATATGACATCGGGCGGCACCATCGCCAACTACGAAGGACTCAAGAACCTGATGGCGGCAAGACTTTTCCCCGTGGCGCTTGGCGAAGCTGCCCGTGAGCTAGACGCCGATCTCAAATGGGAGGGCCAGCTCATCCGAGACATCTCCCCGCGCCGGCTTGCAAATATGAGCGTCGAAGAAGCCCTCGACATTCGCGCGGCTGCCCACAAGAGCGCTCAAGAATTGGGCATCCAAAATTGGGCGGATCTCGTTGACGCTCAACGATACGAAACCCTTGGACTTACCGAGTTTCAAAGACGCCATCCAGAGCTCGGTCGCCTTAGAGTTATGGTTCCTGCGAGCGCCCACTATTCATGGGAAAAAGCCATGAAACTCATGGGTCTCGGTACCTCCAACTTAGACATGATCGCGGTGGACATGGATATGCGAATGGAGCTCGAATCCTTGCAGCAGCTCCTCGATTACGCTCATGACGCTAAAGACACCGTCCTTTTGGTGGTGCCGGTGCTCGGAACCACGGAGTTTGGCGCCATCGACCCTGTAGACGGCGTGGTAGCGGCGCGACAGACGTGCCGTTTGCGTGGACAGGAATTCGGGATCCACCTCGACGCGGCGTGGGGTGGCTACCTTCGAAGCCTCTTCAAGGCGGAAGATGGCACGCTCAGGCCACATGCGGAGCTCAAGGCAGAGTTTAAGTACTTTCCGAGCGCCGAGGTATACAACGCGTTTGATGCCACATCCAAGACCGACTCAGCTACGATCGACCCGCATAAACTCGCGTTCATACCATACCCCGCAGGCGCGTATATCGCTCGGAATCGAGATATCGTTGAGTTCGTCCGACAAGATGCCGCCTACGTCTTTGACGGCGAGTCTGCGGATGATTCCCGCTTCCGAAAACTCGGACAATATATCATGGAGGGCTCGAAGCCCGGCTCCACTGTGGCCAGCGCTTATATCACACATCGAGTCATTCCTCTGAACCACAAAGGGTTTGGAAAAATCATCGGCAACTCCATCCATTCCTGTGAGTATTTTTGGGACGTCGCCCAAGCATGGGCGGCTCGAATGGCGGACAAGGTGGTTCTGGCTATGCCCTTTGAGCCTGATACGAATATCGCCTGCTTTGCCCTCAACCCCACCGGCAATCGCGACCTGAAGGTCGCCAACGCCTTTGGAAAGGAGCTCTTGAAGAAGCTTGGACCGGTCCAAGATGGGCCGATTCAGAACCGGTCGTTCATCGTGTCGTCAACAAGGCTCGTGGAGGAACACTATGGCCCTCGAACCCACGAGGCCCATAAATTACTAGGGCTCGACGCGCCGGCCCCTGGAGACGAATCGCTCTTGGTGCTTCGTCACACCCTCATGAATCCGTGGCTTCTGACTCCGAATGAGGATGGTTCGAATTACATCGACCTCTATTTTGAGTTCCTGGAAGAAATTGTTTTGGAAAAGTTAGCTCACTTCAGATTCGGTTAA